Proteins encoded within one genomic window of Sphingomonas cannabina:
- a CDS encoding tetratricopeptide repeat protein — MQVLRRVWWRLRRRSGPPPGLSQADAEALFGQGMTAFSEQRFDDAARIGRQLLSFRFTGGYELLAAVQYERGDCPEAIATLREGLAKKPVWRLANLLGNYLSDNGEYEAALEVYERSAGMFGDQPDITDLNRIIALSRAGREDEARSILARLLAKEVRDVKLRNSIDRVATDLGALP, encoded by the coding sequence ATGCAGGTGCTGCGTCGAGTTTGGTGGCGCCTGCGTCGGCGGTCCGGTCCACCGCCCGGACTCAGCCAGGCGGATGCCGAGGCCTTATTCGGTCAGGGAATGACTGCCTTTTCGGAGCAGCGTTTCGATGATGCAGCACGCATCGGCCGACAGTTGCTAAGCTTTCGGTTCACCGGGGGATATGAACTGCTCGCTGCCGTGCAGTATGAACGCGGTGACTGTCCGGAAGCGATTGCCACCTTACGAGAAGGGTTAGCGAAGAAGCCCGTCTGGCGCCTTGCGAATCTGCTGGGCAATTATCTTTCGGATAACGGCGAATACGAAGCGGCATTGGAGGTATACGAACGGTCTGCGGGAATGTTCGGTGATCAGCCGGACATCACGGACCTGAATCGCATAATCGCTCTATCCCGTGCAGGGCGGGAGGACGAGGCAAGATCAATCTTGGCGCGCCTGCTGGCAAAGGAGGTGAGAGACGTCAAACTCCGCAATAGTATTGATCGTGTGGCGACGGATCTCGGCGCGCTTCCCTGA
- a CDS encoding M24 family metallopeptidase codes for MILTRRRLVRAAAALPLLATPGLLRAADPDLSALRDITGDAVPIGPEERARRLARAQALMRAHGIGAVLVEPGSSLVYFTGIRWGRSERALLAVLPVEGQPCIVSPFFEEPRMRETLAVPAEVRVWQEDEDPLAVVAGFLKDRKLAGRPVGIEETVRFFIPDTLARDLPASKLVSANPVVRGCRMIKTPAEIALMQKATDVTIAAYRWTWERVEAGMSQADIGALMSAATRKLGGSPEFSMALIGESAAYPHGSRKPQKMTDGALLLMDCGCTVQDYQSDVSRTFVKGSASAEVRKVWDQVRQGQQVAFAAARLGAPAGSVDDAVRAQYERWGYGPRYALPGLSHRTGHGIGLDGHEPVNLVHGETTRLAPGMCFSNEPGIYLPGKFGVRLEDCFHMTEAGPKWFSEPPRSIDAPLG; via the coding sequence ATGATCTTGACCCGCCGCCGCCTCGTCCGGGCCGCCGCCGCATTGCCGCTGCTCGCCACGCCCGGCCTGCTCCGCGCCGCCGATCCCGACCTCTCGGCGCTCAGAGATATCACCGGCGACGCGGTACCGATCGGCCCGGAGGAACGTGCCCGCCGTCTCGCCCGTGCGCAGGCGCTGATGCGGGCGCACGGCATCGGGGCGGTGCTGGTCGAGCCGGGATCGAGCCTCGTCTATTTCACCGGCATCCGCTGGGGCCGCAGCGAGCGCGCGCTGCTCGCGGTGCTGCCGGTCGAGGGGCAGCCGTGCATCGTCTCGCCCTTTTTCGAGGAACCGCGGATGCGCGAGACGCTTGCCGTCCCTGCGGAGGTCCGCGTGTGGCAGGAGGACGAGGATCCGCTCGCCGTCGTCGCCGGCTTCCTCAAGGACCGCAAGCTCGCCGGCCGTCCGGTCGGGATCGAGGAGACCGTGCGCTTCTTCATTCCCGACACGCTGGCGCGCGACCTGCCGGCGTCGAAGCTGGTCTCGGCCAATCCGGTGGTGCGCGGCTGCCGCATGATCAAGACGCCGGCCGAGATCGCGCTGATGCAGAAGGCGACCGACGTGACCATCGCCGCCTATCGCTGGACGTGGGAGCGGGTCGAGGCCGGCATGAGCCAGGCCGACATCGGCGCTCTGATGAGCGCCGCGACCCGCAAGCTCGGCGGCAGCCCGGAGTTCTCGATGGCGCTGATCGGCGAATCGGCCGCCTATCCGCACGGCAGCAGAAAGCCGCAGAAGATGACCGACGGCGCGCTGCTGCTGATGGACTGCGGCTGTACCGTCCAGGACTATCAGTCGGATGTCTCGCGCACCTTCGTGAAGGGCAGCGCCTCGGCCGAGGTCCGCAAGGTATGGGACCAGGTCCGCCAGGGCCAGCAGGTCGCCTTCGCCGCGGCGAGGCTCGGCGCTCCGGCTGGCAGCGTCGATGACGCCGTCCGTGCGCAATACGAGCGCTGGGGCTACGGCCCGCGCTATGCGCTGCCGGGCCTGTCGCACCGCACCGGCCACGGCATCGGCCTCGACGGCCACGAGCCGGTCAACCTCGTCCACGGCGAGACCACGCGCCTCGCCCCAGGCATGTGCTTCTCGAACGAGCCCGGCATCTACCTGCCCGGCAAGTTCGGCGTGCGTCTGGAGGATTGCTTCCACATGACCGAGGCGGGTCCGAAGTGGTTCAGCGAACCGCCGAGGTCGATCGACGCGCCGCTAGGGTAG
- a CDS encoding dicarboxylate/amino acid:cation symporter, with amino-acid sequence MAKRLTTFILIGLVLGLVVGWIVNAAFDSGTPESAATLKEIAKWFGIVTQVFLHLIKMIIAPLVFGTLVVGIAHMGDTGALGRVGLKSLGWFICASLMSLTLGLIMVHILQPGLGLNLPLPPASAGSGLDKSKFDAAEIITHIFPSSIVEAMASNDILQIVVFSVFFGVAITAVGERAAPLVKAAEALTQVMLQVTDYVMRFAPFAVFAAVAATLIERGPSVIGKLAYFMGSVYLGLALLWCALGALALLFVGKRALQLFRYIREPTLVAFSTASSEAAFPRTLEALDRFGVPPRIASFVLPLGYSFNLDGSMMYMTFASLFIAQAYGIHLDLGTQIAMLLTLMITSKGIAGVPRASLVVIAATLNQFHLPEAGLLLVLAVDHFLDMGRSATNVVGNAVAASVVARWEGGLDPAEPPVIEPVPAPTGGGPVKDDQSFRDV; translated from the coding sequence TTGGCCAAGCGCCTGACCACCTTCATTCTGATCGGCCTGGTGCTGGGTCTCGTCGTCGGGTGGATCGTCAACGCGGCGTTCGACAGCGGAACGCCCGAATCGGCGGCGACGCTCAAGGAGATCGCCAAATGGTTCGGCATCGTGACGCAGGTGTTCCTGCATCTCATCAAGATGATCATCGCGCCGCTGGTGTTCGGCACGCTGGTGGTCGGTATCGCACACATGGGCGACACCGGGGCGCTGGGGCGCGTGGGCCTGAAGTCGCTCGGCTGGTTCATCTGCGCGAGCCTGATGTCGCTGACGCTCGGCCTGATCATGGTCCACATCCTGCAGCCGGGCCTGGGGCTCAACCTGCCGCTGCCGCCGGCCAGCGCGGGCAGCGGGCTCGACAAGAGCAAGTTCGACGCGGCCGAGATCATCACCCACATCTTCCCGAGCTCGATCGTCGAGGCGATGGCGAGCAACGACATCCTGCAGATCGTCGTCTTCTCGGTGTTCTTCGGCGTCGCGATCACCGCGGTCGGCGAACGCGCCGCGCCGCTGGTCAAGGCGGCCGAGGCGCTGACGCAGGTGATGCTGCAGGTGACCGACTATGTCATGCGCTTCGCCCCCTTCGCGGTGTTCGCGGCGGTGGCGGCGACGCTGATCGAGCGCGGACCGAGCGTGATCGGCAAGCTCGCCTACTTCATGGGATCGGTCTACCTGGGCCTCGCGCTGCTGTGGTGCGCGCTGGGGGCGCTGGCGCTGCTGTTCGTCGGCAAGCGGGCGCTACAGCTGTTCCGCTACATCCGCGAGCCGACCCTGGTCGCCTTCTCGACCGCCTCGTCGGAGGCCGCCTTCCCGCGCACGCTGGAAGCGCTTGACCGGTTCGGGGTGCCGCCGCGCATCGCCAGCTTCGTGCTGCCGCTCGGCTATTCGTTCAATCTCGACGGGTCGATGATGTACATGACCTTCGCGTCGCTGTTCATCGCCCAGGCCTATGGCATCCATCTCGACCTCGGCACGCAGATCGCGATGCTGCTGACGCTGATGATCACGTCGAAGGGCATCGCCGGGGTGCCGCGCGCCAGCCTGGTGGTGATCGCGGCAACGCTCAACCAGTTCCACCTGCCCGAGGCCGGGCTGCTGCTGGTGTTGGCGGTCGACCATTTCCTCGACATGGGCCGCTCGGCGACCAATGTGGTCGGCAATGCCGTCGCGGCGAGCGTGGTGGCGCGCTGGGAAGGCGGGCTCGATCCGGCCGAGCCGCCGGTGATCGAACCCGTGCCGGCACCGACCGGCGGCGGGCCGGTGAAGGATGATCAGAGCTTTCGCGATGTGTGA
- a CDS encoding glutathione S-transferase family protein, with translation MAIIVHHLENSRSQRVLWLLEELGLPYEIKRYERNKATMLAPPELRKVHPLGKSPVIENEGRVVAETGAIVEYLVEHADGRLGMPAHRDSALRYRHFLHYAEGSLMPVLFAKLVLSRVPLLGRTATKRFQPMIDVHLDWIESELAGRPWFAGDDFTAADVMMSYPLEAARGRAGLDASRPASIAWLERIHARPAYQAALEAGGPYAYA, from the coding sequence ATGGCGATCATCGTCCACCATCTCGAGAACTCGCGCTCGCAGCGCGTGCTGTGGCTGCTCGAGGAGTTGGGGCTTCCCTATGAGATCAAGCGCTACGAGCGGAACAAGGCGACGATGCTCGCCCCGCCCGAGCTCAGGAAGGTGCACCCGCTCGGCAAGTCCCCGGTGATCGAGAACGAGGGGCGGGTGGTCGCGGAGACCGGGGCGATCGTCGAGTATCTGGTCGAGCATGCCGATGGCCGGCTCGGCATGCCGGCGCACCGCGACTCGGCGCTGCGCTACCGTCACTTCCTCCACTATGCCGAGGGCTCGCTGATGCCGGTGCTGTTCGCCAAGCTCGTGCTGAGCCGCGTGCCGTTGCTGGGGAGGACGGCGACCAAGCGCTTCCAGCCGATGATCGACGTCCATCTCGACTGGATCGAGAGCGAGCTCGCCGGCCGCCCCTGGTTCGCCGGCGACGACTTCACCGCCGCCGACGTGATGATGAGCTACCCCCTCGAAGCCGCTCGCGGCCGCGCTGGCCTCGATGCCTCGCGGCCGGCGTCGATCGCGTGGCTGGAAAGGATCCATGCCCGCCCTGCATATCAGGCCGCGCTCGAGGCCGGCGGGCCCTATGCCTATGCCTAA
- a CDS encoding class I SAM-dependent methyltransferase: MTGAIEWTGTVGRTWAEEWRRTDRSFAAFTPHFDAAILAAAPPDRFRAADIGCGAGSTSLALAAARPDAEVLGIDLSAELVAVATARAQDRANLAFVAGDALDVTERHASFDLIVSRHGVMFFADPVAAFARLHAAAAPDARLIFSCFRDRSLNPWAEEIPAAVLGHAPPPTEAGPGPFAFTDADRVETILREAGWRDPIATPVDYAYLAGEGEDPVTDAVAFFRRIGPAARLIRDAPPEVQPALLDRLAAAVSRYRHGNVVDFPAAAWIWSAAH; the protein is encoded by the coding sequence TTGACCGGAGCAATCGAATGGACCGGGACGGTTGGCCGGACCTGGGCCGAGGAATGGCGCCGCACCGACCGCAGCTTCGCCGCGTTCACGCCGCACTTCGACGCCGCCATCCTCGCCGCGGCGCCGCCGGACCGCTTCCGCGCCGCCGATATCGGTTGCGGCGCTGGCAGCACCAGCCTTGCGCTCGCGGCAGCCCGGCCAGATGCGGAGGTGCTCGGCATCGACCTGTCTGCCGAACTCGTCGCCGTCGCGACCGCTCGTGCGCAGGACCGCGCCAATCTTGCCTTCGTCGCTGGCGATGCGCTCGACGTGACCGAGCGCCACGCATCCTTCGACCTCATCGTCTCACGTCACGGCGTGATGTTCTTCGCCGACCCTGTCGCGGCCTTCGCCCGGCTCCATGCAGCGGCAGCGCCGGACGCGCGCCTCATCTTCTCCTGCTTCCGCGACCGCAGCCTCAATCCCTGGGCCGAGGAGATCCCCGCCGCGGTGCTCGGCCATGCACCGCCACCGACCGAAGCCGGGCCGGGGCCTTTCGCTTTCACAGACGCCGATCGCGTCGAGACAATCCTCCGTGAAGCGGGGTGGCGCGATCCGATCGCCACTCCGGTCGACTACGCCTATCTCGCCGGCGAGGGCGAAGACCCGGTCACGGACGCGGTCGCCTTCTTCCGCCGCATCGGCCCCGCAGCGCGACTGATCCGCGACGCGCCGCCCGAGGTGCAGCCGGCATTGCTCGATCGCCTCGCCGCAGCCGTATCGCGCTATCGTCATGGCAATGTCGTCGACTTCCCCGCCGCCGCATGGATATGGTCGGCAGCACACTAG